The following coding sequences lie in one Rutidosis leptorrhynchoides isolate AG116_Rl617_1_P2 chromosome 6, CSIRO_AGI_Rlap_v1, whole genome shotgun sequence genomic window:
- the LOC139855483 gene encoding pentatricopeptide repeat-containing protein At4g04370 produces MKTIKIQLPNHLKPPSSLATKSYNAQINRYAAANAHRHVIFLYFTMLKTNILPDPYTYPSMLKACTSLNLFSHGISFHQHAITNGCSSDAYIGASLINFYAKFGYTDVAHKVFDVMPERNVVPWTAIIGCYTRSKDVDTALKLYNQMQCEGVNPSSVTLLTMVSGVTKDTHVQSFHACVIQYGFCSDLALLNCMISSYGKCGRLSDAKNLFESMEKRDIVSWNSLISVCSLTDNVEEISQLLSRMCLSGFDPDYQAFGSLISTVTRLGNPHIGKIVHGKIAISGFEANVKIKTALLQMYLKFKDVKTACKVYKSTPDKDMILYTTMISGLLQNECPDKALASFNEMLISKVRPSTTTLACALAACAGIGSFNIGTSIHGYMLRQKMLLDVPTQNSLITMYAKCGRLNQSCFVFDMMNDKDVVTWNAMVAGYAQNGQFDNALYIFNEMRKSFERPDSVTVVSLLQACASTGAHLQGKCIHNFVIRSCFRSCLLIDTALVDMYFKCGNIDNARTCFDLMSEHDVVSWSTMIAGYGSHGKGEKALEMFLTFLNSGFEPNHVTFLSVLYACSHNGLVDEGIRLFETMVNRYKIEPRLEHCACVIDLLCRAGRIEHAYELYKNMFCEPVVDVLGILLDACTSRGNKVIGDVIGDEIRKLKVEDAGNLVQLVHSYASVGKWEGVGEAWLQMRSLGVKKVPAWSFVELNGNTTTFYKDHSSHPEYEDIVMCLKSVTMHSKPRKTYADSLECDNF; encoded by the coding sequence ATGAAAACAATCAAAATTCAGTTACCCAACCACCTGAAACCACCGTCATCACTAGCCACCAAATCCTACAATGCTCAAATCAACCGTTACGCAGCCGCCAATGCTCACCGACACGTCATCTTCCTCTACTTCACCATGCTCAAAACCAACATTCTCCCTGACCCGTACACGTACCCAAGTATGCTCAAAGCTTGCACATCATTAAACCTATTTTCACACGGCATTTCATTCCACCAACACGCCATCACAAATGGGTGCTCCTCTGATGCCTATATCGGTGCCTCTTTGATCAACTTCTATGCCAAATTTGGTTACACAGATGTTGCCCACAAAGTGTTCGATGTAATGCCCGAAAGAAACGTTGTACCTTGGACCGCGATTATCGGGTGTTATACTCGATCAAAGGATGTGGACACTGCATTAAAGTTGTATAATCAAATGCAATGTGAAGGAGTTAACCCGAGTTCAGTTACTTTATTAACTATGGTCTCTGGGGTAACAAAGGATACACATGTTCAATCTTTTCATGCTTGTGTTATACAATACGGGTTTTGTTCTGATTTGGCCCTATTGAATTGTATGATTAGCTCATACGGCAAATGCGGAAGATTATCAGATGCTAAAAACTTATTTGAATCGATGGAGAAACGTGACATCGTGTCTTGGAATTCTTTAATTTCTGTTTGTTCCTTAACTGATAACGTTGAAGAAATATCTCAGCTTTTGTCTAGGATGTGTTTAAGTGGATTCGATCCTGATTACCAGGCGTTTGGGTCGTTAATCTCAACTGTTACAAGACTGGGGAATCCTCATATCGGTAAAATAGTACATGGAAAAATAGCCATTAGTGGTTTCGAAGCAAATGTAAAGATTAAAACTGCGCTTTTACAAATGTATCTTAAGTTTAAAGATGTAAAGACTGCTTGTAAAGTATATAAATCAACCCCGGATAAGGACATGATCTTATACACAACAATGATATCCGGGCTTTTACAGAACGAGTGTCCCGATAAGGCATTAGCATCATTCAATGAGATGTTAATTTCAAAAGTGAGACCTTCGACCACAACCTTAGCTTGTGCGCTTGCAGCTTGTGCCGGTATAGGTTCGTTTAATATAGGAACTTCAATTCATGGTTACATGTTAAGACAAAAAATGTTATTAGATGTTCCTACTCAAAACTCTCTTATTACAATGTATGCAAAGTGCGGCCGACTTAATCAAAGTTGTTTTGTTTTTGATATGATGAACGATAAAGATGTTGTTACATGGAACGCGATGGTTGCAGGGTACGCACAAAACGGTCAGTTTGATAACGCGTTGTATATATTTAACGAAATGAGAAAATCGTTTGAAAGACCTGATTCGGTAACTGTAGTATCTCTTCTTCAAGCTTGTGCATCAACTGGGGCCCATCTTCAGGGTAAATGTATACACAATTTTGTTATAAGGAGTTGTTTCAGGTCTTGTTTGTTAATCGATACAGCTTTAGTTGATATGTATTTTAAATGTGGTAACATAGATAATGCCAGAACATGTTTTGACCTAATGTCGGAACACGATGTGGTTTCATGGAGTACGATGATTGCGGGATACGGTAGTCACGGTAAAGGCGAAAAAGCTCTAGAGATGTTTTTAACATTTTTGAATTCTGGGTTCGAACCAAATCATGTTACTTTTTTATCTGTTTTGTACGCGTGCAGTCATAATGGGCTAGTTGATGAAGGGATTAGGCTATTTGAAACAATGGTTAACCGTTACAAGATTGAACCAAGGCTTGAGCATTGTGCGTGTGTTATTGATCTTTTGTGTAGAGCTGGTAGGATAGAACATGCTTATGAGTTGTACAAGAACATGTTTTGTGAGCCGGTTGTTGATGTTTTGGGTATTTTGCTTGATGCTTGTACGAGTAGAGGTAATAAGGTGATTGGGGATGTTATTGGTGATGAAATACGAAAGTTGAAAGTTGAAGATGCTGGGAATTTGGTTCAGTTAGTTCATAGTTATGCTTCGGTTGGTAAATGGGAGGGTGTGGGTGAGGCATGGTTGCAAATGAGGTCCCTTGGGGTTAAAAAGGTGCCAGCTTGGAGTTTTGTTGAGTTAAATGGTAATACTACGACGTTTTATAAGGACCATAGTTCGCATCCTGAGTATGAGGACATTGTAATGTGTTTGAAATCTGTGACGATGCATTCAAAACCAAGAAAAACGTATGCAGATTCTTTAGAATGTGACAATTTTTGA